A region of Leptotrichia massiliensis DNA encodes the following proteins:
- a CDS encoding AAA family ATPase codes for MNFRFKKIDNLRDIKEVGIVYLVPDNWDDYTYRTSFDLYYQVASNSEMIFLGKIKIGCIGLEDKVSGETSYNGKPSHGTKELISHNIFDKLEEHFFSLGEDVEYYKKINKVFGENSKDFYRSLNDLSFDFERFKTLYESYEPSLINSLMRSHYVANIEQFNRIIKGEAELTEYSFSFKLNNEQEIKIDVVPNSFPPTNVHVLIGRNGVGKTWLLHNILYQLLKNSGLDSEIFDQPSKYKASDEFFIECEKDNFAGVIGISFSLFDDAFAITLEEGKELEASEKFNKIYQYIGSISKKQKNEKTKTKSVNDMSQEFIESLDKIKKNKNLTNMYLEICRNLNSDSIFRDNEFINILKNFFDNEEQKNEKILKKNFKKLSSGHMIIILSLTLLSEKIHEKTIVLIDEPETHLHPPLLSLYIRTLSALLIKKNAVAIIATHSPIILQEVPKSCVNKIKRIDKNMYFEKILIESFATDIDTLTKDIFGFELMETGFYKLIKENLENTFEETIEKFNNEIGFLGKVLIQNLIRLKERENEEIK; via the coding sequence ATGAATTTTAGATTTAAAAAAATAGATAATTTAAGAGATATAAAAGAAGTTGGAATTGTTTATTTAGTTCCTGATAACTGGGATGATTATACGTATCGAACTTCTTTTGATTTATACTATCAAGTAGCTTCTAATTCCGAGATGATTTTTTTAGGAAAAATAAAAATTGGATGCATAGGTTTAGAAGATAAAGTTTCTGGAGAAACTTCGTATAACGGAAAGCCTTCTCATGGAACAAAAGAATTAATTTCTCATAATATTTTTGATAAACTAGAAGAGCACTTCTTTTCTTTAGGTGAAGATGTTGAATATTATAAAAAAATTAACAAAGTTTTTGGAGAAAATAGCAAAGATTTTTATAGAAGTTTAAACGATCTTTCTTTTGATTTTGAAAGATTTAAAACTTTATATGAAAGTTATGAACCTTCCTTAATTAATTCTCTTATGAGAAGTCACTATGTTGCAAATATAGAACAATTTAATCGAATAATAAAAGGAGAAGCAGAATTAACAGAATATTCTTTTTCTTTCAAGTTAAATAATGAACAAGAAATAAAGATTGATGTTGTTCCCAATTCATTTCCACCTACTAATGTTCACGTTTTAATAGGAAGAAATGGAGTTGGCAAAACTTGGCTTTTACATAATATACTTTATCAATTGTTAAAAAATAGTGGTTTAGATTCTGAAATCTTTGATCAACCTTCTAAATATAAAGCAAGTGATGAATTTTTTATCGAGTGTGAAAAAGATAATTTTGCAGGTGTTATTGGAATTTCATTTAGTTTATTTGACGATGCTTTTGCAATTACTTTAGAAGAAGGAAAAGAACTTGAAGCTTCAGAAAAATTTAATAAAATTTATCAATATATTGGTTCAATTAGTAAAAAACAAAAAAACGAAAAAACAAAAACTAAATCAGTTAATGATATGAGTCAAGAATTTATCGAATCACTTGACAAAATAAAAAAAAATAAAAATTTGACAAATATGTATTTAGAGATTTGTAGAAATTTAAATTCTGACTCAATCTTTCGTGATAACGAATTTATAAATATTCTAAAAAACTTTTTTGATAATGAAGAACAAAAAAATGAAAAAATATTAAAAAAGAATTTTAAAAAACTAAGTTCTGGACATATGATTATTATATTATCTTTGACATTATTATCAGAAAAAATACATGAAAAAACAATAGTTTTAATTGATGAACCAGAAACTCATTTACATCCACCTTTACTTTCTCTATATATTAGAACACTTTCAGCATTATTAATTAAAAAAAATGCTGTAGCTATTATTGCAACACATTCTCCTATAATTCTTCAAGAAGTTCCTAAAAGTTGTGTAAATAAAATAAAAAGAATTGATAAAAATATGTACTTTGAAAAAATTTTAATTGAATCATTTGCAACTGATATTGATACTTTAACAAAGGATATTTTTGGATTTGAATTAATGGAAACAGGATTTTATAAACTTATAAAGGAAAATTTAGAAAATACATTTGAAGAAACCATAGAAAAATTTAATAATGAAATTGGTTTTTTAGGAAAAGTATTAATACAAAATTTGATAAGATTAAAGGAGAGAGAAAATGAAGAAATTAAATAA
- the guaA gene encoding glutamine-hydrolyzing GMP synthase — MKEKIIIIDFGSQYSQLIARRIREMEVYCEIVPLIDVEKIKNGEEKVKGIIFSGGPASVYEKDAPTVNPEVFNLNLPILGICYGMQLITHLNGGKVEKADSREFGKAVLEVENNNNPLFTGVKKSSNIWMSHNDHITELPTGFEIIAKTDSSIAAITNNNGIYALQFHPEVVHSECGTQILENFVFNICKCEKNWKISSFITEKTKSIKETVGDEHVLLALSGGVDSSVAAVLINNAIGHQLTCMFVDTGLLRKDEGKKVLEYYKKHFDLNIVFVDAKDRFLNKLKGVDEPEAKRKIIGNEFIEVFNEEIRKLKGQEGAKFLAQGTIYPDVIESQSIKGPSHTIKSHHNVGGLPEDLQFELLEPLKELFKDEVRKVGHELGLPDTIIKRHPFPGPGLGIRVIGEVTPDKVKILQEADDIFITELMAQGLYDKVDQAFVTLLPVKTVGVMGDQRTYEYVAAIRSVNTIDFMTATWSKLPYEFLEEVSNKIINKVNGINRIVYDISSKPPGTIEWE; from the coding sequence GTGAAAGAGAAAATTATTATTATCGATTTTGGTTCACAATATAGCCAATTAATTGCCCGAAGAATTAGGGAAATGGAAGTTTATTGCGAAATTGTGCCTTTAATTGATGTTGAAAAAATAAAAAATGGAGAAGAAAAAGTAAAAGGAATTATCTTTTCAGGAGGTCCTGCTTCAGTTTATGAAAAAGACGCTCCAACTGTAAATCCTGAAGTATTTAACTTAAATCTTCCTATTTTGGGCATTTGCTACGGAATGCAATTAATTACACACTTAAATGGCGGAAAAGTTGAAAAAGCTGATTCAAGGGAGTTTGGAAAAGCTGTATTAGAAGTAGAAAATAACAATAATCCTTTGTTTACAGGAGTAAAAAAATCTTCTAACATCTGGATGAGCCACAACGATCACATCACAGAATTGCCAACAGGCTTTGAAATTATCGCAAAAACAGATTCATCAATCGCCGCAATTACAAACAACAACGGAATTTATGCACTTCAATTCCACCCAGAAGTAGTCCATTCTGAATGTGGAACACAAATTTTAGAAAACTTTGTATTTAATATCTGTAAATGCGAAAAAAACTGGAAAATTTCAAGTTTTATTACTGAAAAAACAAAATCCATCAAAGAAACTGTCGGAGATGAACACGTACTGCTTGCTCTTTCTGGTGGAGTAGATTCATCAGTCGCCGCAGTTCTGATTAACAACGCAATAGGACATCAGCTTACTTGTATGTTTGTAGATACTGGTCTTCTAAGAAAAGATGAAGGAAAAAAAGTTCTTGAATATTACAAAAAGCACTTTGACTTAAACATTGTTTTCGTTGATGCAAAAGACAGATTTTTAAACAAATTAAAAGGTGTAGATGAGCCTGAAGCCAAGAGAAAAATCATTGGAAACGAATTTATCGAAGTATTTAACGAAGAAATCAGAAAACTTAAAGGACAGGAAGGTGCGAAATTCCTAGCACAAGGTACAATCTATCCTGATGTAATCGAATCACAGTCTATAAAAGGCCCTTCTCACACAATAAAATCTCACCATAACGTAGGAGGATTGCCAGAAGACTTGCAATTTGAACTGTTAGAACCTTTAAAAGAATTATTTAAAGATGAAGTACGAAAAGTAGGACACGAACTTGGACTGCCTGACACAATTATAAAAAGACACCCATTCCCAGGCCCAGGACTTGGAATCAGAGTTATCGGAGAAGTAACCCCTGACAAAGTAAAAATTCTTCAAGAAGCCGACGACATCTTCATCACAGAATTAATGGCACAAGGACTTTACGACAAAGTAGATCAAGCATTCGTAACATTACTACCTGTAAAAACTGTCGGAGTTATGGGCGATCAAAGAACTTATGAATACGTAGCAGCTATTCGTTCAGTAAACACAATCGACTTCATGACTGCTACATGGTCAAAATTGCCTTACGAATTTCTTGAGGAAGTGTCAAATAAGATTATAAACAAAGTAAACGGAATAAATAGAATTGTGTATGATATTTCTTCTAAGCCGCCGGGAACGATTGAGTGGGAATAA
- a CDS encoding HNH endonuclease, with the protein MKKLNKPDFDIQENILNSMKDISPEIFEKIINNYNFYEEVLENIKKIISKEKELKDNNKDKDFINLYKNRLAKKDSSSYKYYKKIREQTKECPYCNRGQDVAALDHYLPKSFFPSFSIVINNLVPICYNCNSKYKNDFYPKNDKPEERILHPYYDIVKFEDIIKSLKCEIIEEEEAFGFNFFFDDTTRNNIFFKTIKFHINKLGLNEAYTTDFTAKFFSFLNSIKEDSNSSESDIKKRIKDKISESKSEDRPWFYVGFSSLLSNEWFFKNYSSIKEK; encoded by the coding sequence ATGAAGAAATTAAATAAACCTGATTTTGATATTCAAGAAAATATCTTAAATTCGATGAAAGACATTTCTCCTGAAATTTTTGAAAAAATTATAAATAATTATAATTTTTATGAAGAAGTTCTTGAAAATATAAAAAAAATTATTTCCAAAGAAAAAGAACTAAAGGATAACAATAAAGATAAGGATTTTATAAATCTATATAAAAATCGTTTAGCAAAGAAAGATTCTTCTTCATATAAATATTACAAAAAAATACGCGAACAAACAAAAGAATGTCCTTATTGTAACCGCGGACAAGATGTTGCTGCATTAGATCATTATTTACCAAAAAGTTTTTTCCCTTCATTTTCTATTGTTATAAATAATTTAGTTCCAATATGTTATAACTGCAATAGTAAGTATAAAAACGATTTTTATCCCAAAAATGATAAACCCGAAGAAAGAATACTCCACCCTTACTATGATATTGTTAAATTTGAAGATATTATAAAATCTTTAAAATGTGAGATTATTGAAGAAGAAGAAGCATTTGGTTTTAATTTTTTTTTCGATGATACAACACGGAATAATATTTTTTTTAAAACAATAAAATTTCATATAAATAAATTAGGACTTAACGAAGCATACACAACCGACTTTACTGCTAAATTTTTTTCTTTCTTAAATTCAATTAAGGAAGATTCAAATTCATCAGAATCTGATATAAAAAAACGAATAAAAGATAAAATTTCGGAATCTAAATCAGAAGACAGACCTTGGTTCTATGTTGGTTTTTCCTCTCTTTTAAGTAACGAATGGTTTTTTAAAAACTATTCTTCTATAAAAGAAAAATAA
- a CDS encoding MGMT family protein produces the protein MKKSKENKNTFEKIYDIVRKILAGKVATYGQIAHLLGNPRLSRVVGYAMHSCLYDDVPCHRVVNRFGQFAKSFEEVQRGMLEREGVVVGEEDCVDLKEYIWNS, from the coding sequence ATGAAAAAATCTAAAGAAAACAAAAACACCTTTGAAAAAATCTACGACATAGTAAGAAAAATCCTCGCCGGAAAAGTCGCAACTTACGGACAAATCGCACATCTACTAGGAAATCCCAGATTATCAAGAGTAGTCGGCTACGCAATGCATAGTTGTCTTTACGATGATGTCCCTTGCCATAGAGTAGTAAACAGATTTGGACAATTTGCTAAAAGTTTTGAGGAAGTGCAGAGAGGGATGCTGGAGAGGGAAGGGGTTGTTGTGGGGGAGGAGGATTGTGTGGATTTGAAGGAATATATATGGAATAGCTAA